A single Candidatus Liberibacter asiaticus DNA region contains:
- a CDS encoding DUF2800 domain-containing protein, whose product MAHHAFLSASSSHRWLKCPIAPTLESKIPQTTSIYASEGTFAHNLLAHCLEQGVDAETVSHQKLTFENDTRIVDTEMASSVSMVLAYVRTFSGPFLSETEVPLEPFTTEPGATGTADILIFNNAQWIIADFKYGAGVPVNAENNPQLMLYACGALHLFADVMGKPETITMTILQPRIKTSDPIKEWTISVAELEAKAQEFRTKGQQALKLKTKRFIPFDSYGVDENACRFCRAKVRCPALSRHVLLEATKDPSTNTTVELSKAYSSISLIKSYVKACEDEMFKRLNAGDEIQGYQLVEGRKGNRSFKDINRAQELLTSVLGEEAFKRILKTPKELEQLYKEQKVSDEFWEELQELITRGDGKPVIAPRDIPTNKQTQKSQLSEFEVIT is encoded by the coding sequence ATGGCACACCATGCATTTTTATCGGCTTCAAGCAGTCATCGTTGGCTAAAATGTCCTATAGCCCCGACGCTTGAGAGCAAAATACCTCAAACAACAAGTATATACGCCTCTGAAGGCACTTTTGCCCATAATCTTTTAGCGCATTGCCTCGAACAAGGCGTTGATGCAGAGACAGTTTCTCATCAAAAGCTGACTTTTGAGAACGATACCCGCATTGTTGATACGGAAATGGCGTCTAGTGTCTCGATGGTTTTAGCGTATGTCCGCACTTTTTCTGGACCATTTTTATCGGAAACCGAAGTTCCCCTTGAGCCTTTTACAACGGAACCAGGGGCAACCGGCACTGCGGATATCCTTATTTTTAATAATGCCCAGTGGATCATTGCCGATTTTAAATATGGGGCTGGCGTTCCTGTTAATGCTGAGAACAACCCCCAATTGATGTTGTATGCCTGTGGTGCATTGCACTTATTTGCAGATGTCATGGGGAAACCCGAAACTATCACAATGACTATTCTCCAACCCCGTATTAAAACAAGTGATCCAATCAAGGAATGGACGATATCTGTAGCTGAATTGGAGGCTAAAGCCCAAGAGTTCAGAACCAAGGGGCAACAGGCGTTAAAACTTAAGACTAAACGATTTATTCCCTTTGATAGTTATGGAGTGGATGAGAACGCTTGTCGATTTTGCCGAGCTAAAGTTCGTTGTCCTGCATTGAGTAGACATGTGTTGTTAGAAGCGACAAAAGACCCATCAACCAACACAACTGTTGAATTATCGAAAGCCTATTCCTCGATTTCGTTGATCAAGAGTTATGTGAAGGCGTGTGAAGATGAGATGTTTAAACGGTTGAATGCTGGGGATGAAATACAAGGGTATCAACTAGTCGAAGGACGCAAAGGAAATCGAAGTTTTAAGGATATTAACCGAGCGCAAGAGCTGTTGACATCAGTTTTAGGGGAAGAAGCGTTTAAGCGAATTCTCAAAACTCCTAAAGAATTGGAGCAATTGTATAAGGAGCAAAAGGTTTCTGATGAATTTTGGGAAGAGTTGCAAGAGTTGATCACGAGAGGCGACGGCAAGCCTGTCATCGCCCCCCGAGATATACCAACAAACAAACAAACCCAAAAATCGCAATTAAGCGAGTTCGAGGTAATAACATAG
- a CDS encoding BRO-N domain-containing protein — translation MSTITPFEFESNKIRTIVDKDQNIWFVAKDVAVALGYERPNNAINAHCKGALKRGTLKTEGGTQKVRIIAEPDVYRLLVKSTLPSAQKFERWVFEEVLPTLRKTGSYSVEAPKLRATSASTVLRVHKHLEELAKQAGLKDNQLLLKVNRGVTKITGVDQLEAMDIKHLPSSDNDEYLTITQIGERLNPPQRARFLNKLLLKRGLQVSKVSGGYIPTPKGEEYGGKMCDVPMHHVEGSTQSLKWNSSLLVPYLQNEFNNNQHL, via the coding sequence ATGAGCACTATAACCCCTTTTGAATTTGAAAGCAACAAGATCCGTACTATTGTGGATAAAGACCAGAATATATGGTTTGTAGCTAAAGATGTCGCTGTAGCATTGGGGTATGAACGTCCTAATAATGCGATAAACGCTCATTGCAAGGGAGCCCTGAAACGAGGCACCCTTAAGACCGAGGGCGGAACTCAAAAAGTTCGTATCATAGCAGAACCTGATGTTTACAGGTTACTAGTTAAAAGCACGTTACCATCAGCACAGAAGTTTGAGCGTTGGGTATTTGAGGAGGTGTTACCTACTCTTCGCAAAACAGGCAGTTATTCGGTTGAAGCACCGAAGCTTAGAGCCACTTCAGCGAGTACAGTTTTAAGAGTTCACAAACATCTTGAAGAACTAGCCAAGCAAGCAGGATTAAAAGACAATCAACTTTTGTTGAAGGTTAACCGAGGCGTTACGAAGATAACAGGTGTTGATCAGTTAGAGGCTATGGATATCAAACACCTACCCTCTTCCGATAACGACGAATATTTAACAATTACCCAAATAGGGGAAAGGCTTAACCCACCTCAGAGAGCGAGATTTTTAAACAAACTTCTTCTTAAGCGAGGACTGCAAGTTAGCAAGGTCTCAGGTGGCTATATACCGACACCTAAAGGCGAAGAGTATGGAGGTAAGATGTGTGATGTGCCAATGCACCATGTTGAAGGCTCAACGCAATCTCTTAAATGGAATTCGAGCCTACTCGTTCCGTATCTTCAAAACGAATTTAATAACAATCAACACTTATAA
- a CDS encoding ssDNA-binding protein: MQKLTVKGRLSYPALDTKVRMKLPDGSSVEHYGCDIVFPKTDTKQINAVEACLKTAVTEIFPNVSPDAFLSAVRSKSESRGVLRDGDAKIASSHKPENYTQTYTDSVYISAKNKYVQPLLVDRQAQPVSNPREVFYAGCWVIAKLNIGAYELDPYKTKGFSCTLTGVQFFKHDERWGASPKSDTSEFKDYGEEQDSDTSVSNFASAEVDSDALPWN; this comes from the coding sequence ATGCAAAAACTAACGGTAAAAGGACGCCTATCGTACCCTGCTCTTGATACGAAGGTGCGTATGAAGCTCCCTGATGGCTCAAGTGTTGAGCACTACGGCTGTGATATCGTCTTTCCGAAAACGGATACGAAGCAGATTAACGCTGTTGAGGCGTGTTTAAAGACCGCTGTTACCGAGATATTTCCGAATGTCTCTCCGGATGCGTTTTTGTCGGCGGTTCGAAGCAAATCGGAATCCCGTGGGGTTTTGAGGGACGGCGATGCGAAGATCGCTTCTTCTCACAAGCCTGAGAATTACACACAAACATACACAGACAGCGTGTATATCTCGGCGAAGAACAAATATGTTCAACCGTTACTCGTGGATCGTCAAGCGCAACCTGTGAGCAATCCGAGGGAGGTTTTTTATGCGGGGTGTTGGGTCATTGCCAAACTCAACATCGGGGCGTATGAGCTTGATCCGTACAAAACCAAGGGTTTCAGTTGCACGCTAACGGGCGTTCAGTTCTTCAAGCATGATGAGCGTTGGGGTGCTTCCCCGAAATCGGACACTTCGGAGTTTAAGGATTACGGCGAAGAGCAAGACTCCGATACCTCGGTCTCAAACTTTGCCTCAGCGGAGGTGGACTCCGACGCTCTGCCGTGGAACTGA